A single region of the Sciurus carolinensis chromosome 16, mSciCar1.2, whole genome shotgun sequence genome encodes:
- the LOC124967334 gene encoding immunoglobulin alpha-2 heavy chain-like isoform X1, which yields MDVMIHPSLLRGAASRPGVALLLFLLLSTQGATEVLLPSLFQPQPSVLSGQGNPQIWCVVRGSPIRAHVLSWYQKLQGRSPTFLLSQRHGAPPTYGLGVNSRFLAEMDLAQNAARLTVGNASPADEGIYYCAMWFSGLYIFGEGTHLFYQAEVQAPALPPPALTLFVPASGTPSLALCVALGQHPAPLRISWVLRGQHQEEDEFTGRPGGPLVSWLQLPREAAGTTVSCQGLHQSGAAEAALHLPRNPGCRGLGLNWNETQESGGDIPLAELEHTLAAITYCYLGLLGATPLYGLILVTVWRNRFRLAHPRVPPTQEAQGAAPDSRTQAGRGHSPARTLEDDAPCASNPQDLASAACAPASTDIQPASS from the exons ATGGACGTGATGATCCACCCAAGCCTTCTGAGAGGAGCTGCGTCAAGGCCTGGAGTGGCCCTGCTGCTCTTCTTGCTGCTGTCCACCCAGG gtGCCACAGAGGTCCTCCTGCCCTCTCtgttccagcctcagccttctgtGCTGAGTGGACAAGGCAACCCCCAGATCTGGTGTGTGGTGCGGGGTAGCCCCATCAGGGCCCACGTCTTGTCCTGGTACCAGAAGCTGCAGGGGCGCAGCCCTACCTTTCTACTGAGCCAGCGACATGGGGCTCCCCCGACCTACGGCTTGGGTGTGAATTCCCGCTTCCTGGCAGAGATGGATCTGGCCCAGAATGCTGCGCGCCTCACCGTGGGCAATGCCAGCCCTGCTGACGAGGGCATCTACTACTGTGCCATGTGGTTCTCAGGCCTGTATATCTTTGGAGAGGGGACGCACCTGTTCTATCAGG CGGAGGTGCAGGCTCCTGCACTCCCACCCCCAGCGCTGACCCTGTTTGTCCCAGCCTCTGGCACTCCCTCCCTGGCACTGTGTGTGGCCTTAGGACAGCACCCGGCCCCTCTGAGGATCTCGTGGGTTCTGAGAGGCCAGCACCAGGAGGAGGACGAGTTCACAGGGAGGCCTGGGGGACCCCTGGTCAGCTGGCTGCAGCTGCCTCGGGAGGCGGCAGGGACAACGGTGAGCTGCCAAGGCCTGCACCAGAGTGGGGCCGCGGAGGCTGCGCTGCACCTGCCCAGGAATCCAG GGTGCAGAGGGCTGGGCCTGAACTGGAATGAGACTCAGGAGAGCGGTGGAGACATCCCTCTGG CAGAGCTGGAGCACACCCTTGCTGCCATCACCTACTGCTACCTGGGGCTGCTGGGTGCCACTCCCCTTTATGGCCTGATCCTGGTCACTGTCTGGAGGAATCGCTTCCGCCTGGCCCACCCGCGGGTGCCTCCCACCCAAGAGGCTCAAGGAGCAGCCCCTGATTCCAGGACCCAGGCGGGCAGGGGGCACAGTCCTGCCAGGACCCTGGAGGATGATGCACCATGCGCCAGCAACCCGCAAGACCTCGCGAGCGCGGCCTGTGCCCCAGCCTCCACCGACATCCAGCCAGCTTCCTCCtag
- the LOC124967334 gene encoding immunoglobulin alpha-2 heavy chain-like isoform X2, whose protein sequence is MDVMIHPSLLRGAASRPGVALLLFLLLSTQGATEVLLPSLFQPQPSVLSGQGNPQIWCVVRGSPIRAHVLSWYQKLQGRSPTFLLSQRHGAPPTYGLGVNSRFLAEMDLAQNAARLTVGNASPADEGIYYCAMWFSGLYIFGEGTHLFYQAEVQAPALPPPALTLFVPASGTPSLALCVALGQHPAPLRISWVLRGQHQEEDEFTGRPGGPLVSWLQLPREAAGTTVSCQGLHQSGAAEAALHLPRNPGCRGLGLNWNETQESGGDIPLELEHTLAAITYCYLGLLGATPLYGLILVTVWRNRFRLAHPRVPPTQEAQGAAPDSRTQAGRGHSPARTLEDDAPCASNPQDLASAACAPASTDIQPASS, encoded by the exons ATGGACGTGATGATCCACCCAAGCCTTCTGAGAGGAGCTGCGTCAAGGCCTGGAGTGGCCCTGCTGCTCTTCTTGCTGCTGTCCACCCAGG gtGCCACAGAGGTCCTCCTGCCCTCTCtgttccagcctcagccttctgtGCTGAGTGGACAAGGCAACCCCCAGATCTGGTGTGTGGTGCGGGGTAGCCCCATCAGGGCCCACGTCTTGTCCTGGTACCAGAAGCTGCAGGGGCGCAGCCCTACCTTTCTACTGAGCCAGCGACATGGGGCTCCCCCGACCTACGGCTTGGGTGTGAATTCCCGCTTCCTGGCAGAGATGGATCTGGCCCAGAATGCTGCGCGCCTCACCGTGGGCAATGCCAGCCCTGCTGACGAGGGCATCTACTACTGTGCCATGTGGTTCTCAGGCCTGTATATCTTTGGAGAGGGGACGCACCTGTTCTATCAGG CGGAGGTGCAGGCTCCTGCACTCCCACCCCCAGCGCTGACCCTGTTTGTCCCAGCCTCTGGCACTCCCTCCCTGGCACTGTGTGTGGCCTTAGGACAGCACCCGGCCCCTCTGAGGATCTCGTGGGTTCTGAGAGGCCAGCACCAGGAGGAGGACGAGTTCACAGGGAGGCCTGGGGGACCCCTGGTCAGCTGGCTGCAGCTGCCTCGGGAGGCGGCAGGGACAACGGTGAGCTGCCAAGGCCTGCACCAGAGTGGGGCCGCGGAGGCTGCGCTGCACCTGCCCAGGAATCCAG GGTGCAGAGGGCTGGGCCTGAACTGGAATGAGACTCAGGAGAGCGGTGGAGACATCCCTCTGG AGCTGGAGCACACCCTTGCTGCCATCACCTACTGCTACCTGGGGCTGCTGGGTGCCACTCCCCTTTATGGCCTGATCCTGGTCACTGTCTGGAGGAATCGCTTCCGCCTGGCCCACCCGCGGGTGCCTCCCACCCAAGAGGCTCAAGGAGCAGCCCCTGATTCCAGGACCCAGGCGGGCAGGGGGCACAGTCCTGCCAGGACCCTGGAGGATGATGCACCATGCGCCAGCAACCCGCAAGACCTCGCGAGCGCGGCCTGTGCCCCAGCCTCCACCGACATCCAGCCAGCTTCCTCCtag